In Malus sylvestris chromosome 16, drMalSylv7.2, whole genome shotgun sequence, the following are encoded in one genomic region:
- the LOC126609276 gene encoding 5'-deoxynucleotidase hdd1-like gives MVTEASSSLPSATGRPVSNADHELISSSSSSSSTLTSSAIDFLSLCHRLKTTERAGWVKRDVKDPKSIADHKYRMGSMALIASDIPGVDRDK, from the exons ATGGTCACGGAGGCTTCGTCGTCGTTGCCATCCGCCACCGGCCGTCCCGTTTCCAATGCAGACCATGAACTgatctcatcttcttcttcctcttcgtcGACTCTCACTTCCTCTGCCATTGATTTTCTCTCGCTCTGCCACCGTCTTAAG ACGACGGAAAGAGCTGGATGGGTGAAGAGAGATGTGAAGGATCCAAAGTCGATAGCTGACCATAAGTACCGGATGGGCTCAATGGCTCTCATTGCTTCCGATATCCCCGGTGTCGATCGAGACAAGTAA